A genomic window from Thunnus maccoyii chromosome 2, fThuMac1.1, whole genome shotgun sequence includes:
- the kitb gene encoding KIT proto-oncogene, receptor tyrosine kinase b isoform X2, with amino-acid sequence MRCYWVVFASHFILLLLRVWCQPVISPSGPHIVVPKKGKLELRCHNNATTSGAPSRLRWQWERARRLEGEMEEGGVAYVKVPAVQAYHMGRYVCINNSTLERSSIYVYVKDPQNAFQRTMVNIILVREGEDCTIPCLVTDPEVTLLDLETCDGRPLPSGMSYRSDLQQGVIISNASKEFEGCYVCVGRLGGDKVTSCKYTVDVRLVPEVPPVITLSQKNNVILRRGEKFELTCSSKNVNPDFSLKWNFPSTAHPHESHTSHILSGSRGYQRATSLSIRAVNQSDSGTYRCSAQNERGTSDTALQLDIRDQGFISMLGGTSPVQADVKEGESLSLRVEFDAYPAPSSLYWSYNGKRLLNTTERVITIHHRKYRYISELRLVRVLGSEGGIYKFSASHEDASVDHFFHVYVNSKPVIIAQEGPVDGQVRCIAAGYPVPKITWYFCELPHTRCSHLPNATQWETPEVAMVTESAFGRSEVESRLNVSKEHAHYHTLECVASTEGEEAYTLFSISERIVPHKLFTPLLTGMVATGILLSLILVVLLYKYMQKPKFQIQWKVIESIHGNNYIYIDPTQLPYDSKWEFPRQKLRFGKTLGSGAFGKVVRATAYGLCSADTVSTVAVKMLKPNAHSTEKEALMSELKVLSYLGNHVNIVNLLGACTVGGPILVITEYCCYGDLLNFLRRKRETFLNSQISDGYYRNVFKQTEPASTEVIGTGYMPMRPSEKERSSQSDDIDELSLDAEDLLSFSYQVAKGMEYITSKNCIHRDLAARNILLTHGRVAKICDFGLARDITTDASYVLRGNARLPVKWMSPESIFDCVYTFESDVWSYGILLWEIFSLGNSPYPGMQVGSAFYRMIQERQRMNRPEFAPAEMYEIMLSCWNHDPLKRPSFRKLVERTELLLSEKTKNVYLTLSNAPGPPEQQRAPSRRLSSVCSTTAPTQPLLQSTADVFLDYV; translated from the exons ATGAGGTGCTACTGGGTTGTttttgcatcacattttattcTGCTCCTACTGAGAG TTTGGTGCCAGCCGGTCATCTCCCCCAGCGGGCCTCACATAGTAGTTCCCAAGAAGGGGAAGTTGGAGCTGCGTTGCCACAACAATGCCACAACGTCCGGCGCCCCGTCCAGGTTGAGGTGGCAGTGGGAGAGGGCTCGCAGActggagggagagatggaggagggcGGAGTGGCTTATGTCAAAGTGCCGGCGGTTCAAGCCTACCACATGGGCCGTTACGTGTGCATCAACAACAGCACACTGGAACGCAGCTCCATCTATGTATACGTGAAAG ACCCCCAGAATGCCTTCCAGCGCACCATGGTGAACATCATCCTGGTGCGTGAAGGTGAGGATTGCACCATACCCTGTCTTGTGACCGACCCTGAGGTCACCCTCCTGGATTTGGAGACCTGCGATGGACGACCTTTGCCCTCTGGTATGAGTTACCGCAGCGACCTGCAGCAAGGCGTCATCATCAGCAATGCTAGCAAGGAGTTTGAGGGCTGTTACGTGTGTGTGGGGAGGCTCGGTGGAGACAAGGTGACGTCGTGCAAGTACACTGTGGATGTACGACTAG TTCCAGAGGTGCCTCCAGTCATCACACTGTCCCAGAAAAACAACGTCATcttgaggagaggagagaagttTGAACTCACCTGCAGCTCTAAAAACGTGAACCCAGACTTCAGTCTCAAGTGGAACTTCCCTTCGACAGCG CATCCTCATGAATCTCACACCTCACACATCCTGTCCGGTTCGCGCGGTTATCAGCGCGCCACCTCGCTCTCGATCAGAGCTGTCAACCAATCAGACTCGGGCACCTACCGCTGCTCCGCCCAGAACGAGAGAGGCACCAGTGACACGGCGCTGCAGCTGGACATCCGCG ATCAGGGGTTTATCTCCATGTTAGGAGGAACGAGTCCAGTCCAGGCTGATGTGAAAGAAGGGGAGAGTCTGAGCCTCAGAGTAGAGTTTGATGCTTATCCTGCACCCAGTTCCCTGTACTGGTCCTACAATGGCAAGCGACTCCTCAACACCACAGAGCGTGTTATCACTATCCACCACCGCAAATACAG aTACATCAGCGAGCTGAGACTAGTGAGGGTTCTTGGCTCGGAGGGCGGGATCTATAAGTTCTCAGCCAGTCATGAGGACGCATCTGTGGATCATTTTTTCCACGTATACGTCAACA GTAAACCAGTTATCATCGCTCAGGAAGGGCCAGTTGATGGACAGGTGCGTTGCATCGCTGCTGGTTACCCAGTCCCTAAAATCACCTGGTACTTCTGTGAGCTGCCCCACACAAG GTGCTCACACCTGCCCAATGCCACCCAATGGGAGACTCCGGAAGTCGCCATGGTGACAGAGTCTGCCTTTGGTAGGAGTGAGGTGGAGAGCCGACTGAACGTCAGCAAGGAACACGCACACTACCACACGCTGGAGTGTGTGGCGTCTACAGAGGGGGAAGAAGCCTACACCCTGTTCTCCATCAGTG AACGCATCGTCCCCCATAAACTCTTCACCCCTCTTTTAACCGGCATGGTGGCTACTGGCATCTTGCTCAGCCTCATTCTGGTGGTGCTGCTCTATAAGTACATGCAG AAACCTAAGTTCCAAATCCAGTGGAAGGTCATCGAGAGTATCCATGGCAACAACTACATTTATATTGACCCCACGCAGCTCCCGTATGACTCAAAGTGGGAGTTTCCTCGACAGAAGCTACGCTTTG GTAAAACTCTGGGCTCTGGGGCTTTTGGAAAGGTAGTGAGGGCCACAGCTTATGGACTCTGCTCTGCTGACACCGTGTCAACCGTCGCTGTGAAGATGCTCAAAC CCAACGCTCACTCCACGGAGAAGGAGGCACTGATGTCAGAGCTGAAGGTTCTCAGTTACCTCGGAAACCACGTGAACATTGTTAACCTGCTGGGAGCGTGCACTGTcggag GCCCAATTTTGGTAATCACAGAATACTGTTGCTATGGCGACCTCCTCAACTTCCTGCgcagaaaaagagagacctTCCTAAATTCCCAAATTAGTGATGGTTACTATCGCAACGTCTTTAAGCAAACTGAGCCTGCGag CACTGAAGTGATTGGTACTGGTTATATGCCCATGCGTCCCTCTGAGAAAGAAAGGTCTTCCCAGTCAG ACGATATCGACGAGCTTTCTCTGGACGCTGAAGATCTCCTCAGCTTTTCCTACCAGGTGGCCAAAGGAATGGAGTACATCACTTCCAAGAAT tgtatcCACAGGGATCTTGCAGCCAGAAACATTCTGCTGACTCACGGCAGGGTGGCGAAGATCTGTGACTTTGGGTTAGCACGAGACATCACCACTGACGCCAGCTATGTGCTCCGGGGCAAC GCACGTCTGCCAGTGAAGTGGATGTCTCCTGAGAGTATCTTCGACTGTGTCTACACCTTTGAGAGTGACGTGTGGTCCTACGGTATCCTGCTCTGGGAAATCTTCTCTCTGG GTAACAGCCCGTACCCCGGGATGCAGGTGGGCTCAGCGTTTTATAGGATGATCCAAGAGCGCCAAAGGATGAACAGACCAGAGTTCGCTCCCGCTgagat GTATGAAATAATGTTGTCTTGTTGGAACCACGACCCTTTGAAAAGACCGTCTTTCAGGAAACTGGTGGAGAGGACCgaactgctgctgtcagaaaaaACCAAGAAT GTGTACTTAACGCTGAGCAACGCTCCAGGTCCTCCAGAGCAACAGAGGGCACCATCACGGAGGCTGAGCTCAGTCTGCAGCACAACAGCCCCCACCCAGCCTTTACTGCAGAGCACTGCTGACGTCTTCCTGGACtatgtctga
- the kitb gene encoding KIT proto-oncogene, receptor tyrosine kinase b isoform X1, with protein MVAAVFPPMLHFYQTASIHQPYLISSVPVWCQPVISPSGPHIVVPKKGKLELRCHNNATTSGAPSRLRWQWERARRLEGEMEEGGVAYVKVPAVQAYHMGRYVCINNSTLERSSIYVYVKDPQNAFQRTMVNIILVREGEDCTIPCLVTDPEVTLLDLETCDGRPLPSGMSYRSDLQQGVIISNASKEFEGCYVCVGRLGGDKVTSCKYTVDVRLVPEVPPVITLSQKNNVILRRGEKFELTCSSKNVNPDFSLKWNFPSTAHPHESHTSHILSGSRGYQRATSLSIRAVNQSDSGTYRCSAQNERGTSDTALQLDIRDQGFISMLGGTSPVQADVKEGESLSLRVEFDAYPAPSSLYWSYNGKRLLNTTERVITIHHRKYRYISELRLVRVLGSEGGIYKFSASHEDASVDHFFHVYVNSKPVIIAQEGPVDGQVRCIAAGYPVPKITWYFCELPHTRCSHLPNATQWETPEVAMVTESAFGRSEVESRLNVSKEHAHYHTLECVASTEGEEAYTLFSISERIVPHKLFTPLLTGMVATGILLSLILVVLLYKYMQKPKFQIQWKVIESIHGNNYIYIDPTQLPYDSKWEFPRQKLRFGKTLGSGAFGKVVRATAYGLCSADTVSTVAVKMLKPNAHSTEKEALMSELKVLSYLGNHVNIVNLLGACTVGGPILVITEYCCYGDLLNFLRRKRETFLNSQISDGYYRNVFKQTEPASTEVIGTGYMPMRPSEKERSSQSDDIDELSLDAEDLLSFSYQVAKGMEYITSKNCIHRDLAARNILLTHGRVAKICDFGLARDITTDASYVLRGNARLPVKWMSPESIFDCVYTFESDVWSYGILLWEIFSLGNSPYPGMQVGSAFYRMIQERQRMNRPEFAPAEMYEIMLSCWNHDPLKRPSFRKLVERTELLLSEKTKNVYLTLSNAPGPPEQQRAPSRRLSSVCSTTAPTQPLLQSTADVFLDYV; from the exons ATGGTAGCAGCAGTTTTTCCTCCTATGCTTCATTTTTACCAAACAGCATCCATACATCAACCATACTTGATTTCCTCTGTTCCAGTTTGGTGCCAGCCGGTCATCTCCCCCAGCGGGCCTCACATAGTAGTTCCCAAGAAGGGGAAGTTGGAGCTGCGTTGCCACAACAATGCCACAACGTCCGGCGCCCCGTCCAGGTTGAGGTGGCAGTGGGAGAGGGCTCGCAGActggagggagagatggaggagggcGGAGTGGCTTATGTCAAAGTGCCGGCGGTTCAAGCCTACCACATGGGCCGTTACGTGTGCATCAACAACAGCACACTGGAACGCAGCTCCATCTATGTATACGTGAAAG ACCCCCAGAATGCCTTCCAGCGCACCATGGTGAACATCATCCTGGTGCGTGAAGGTGAGGATTGCACCATACCCTGTCTTGTGACCGACCCTGAGGTCACCCTCCTGGATTTGGAGACCTGCGATGGACGACCTTTGCCCTCTGGTATGAGTTACCGCAGCGACCTGCAGCAAGGCGTCATCATCAGCAATGCTAGCAAGGAGTTTGAGGGCTGTTACGTGTGTGTGGGGAGGCTCGGTGGAGACAAGGTGACGTCGTGCAAGTACACTGTGGATGTACGACTAG TTCCAGAGGTGCCTCCAGTCATCACACTGTCCCAGAAAAACAACGTCATcttgaggagaggagagaagttTGAACTCACCTGCAGCTCTAAAAACGTGAACCCAGACTTCAGTCTCAAGTGGAACTTCCCTTCGACAGCG CATCCTCATGAATCTCACACCTCACACATCCTGTCCGGTTCGCGCGGTTATCAGCGCGCCACCTCGCTCTCGATCAGAGCTGTCAACCAATCAGACTCGGGCACCTACCGCTGCTCCGCCCAGAACGAGAGAGGCACCAGTGACACGGCGCTGCAGCTGGACATCCGCG ATCAGGGGTTTATCTCCATGTTAGGAGGAACGAGTCCAGTCCAGGCTGATGTGAAAGAAGGGGAGAGTCTGAGCCTCAGAGTAGAGTTTGATGCTTATCCTGCACCCAGTTCCCTGTACTGGTCCTACAATGGCAAGCGACTCCTCAACACCACAGAGCGTGTTATCACTATCCACCACCGCAAATACAG aTACATCAGCGAGCTGAGACTAGTGAGGGTTCTTGGCTCGGAGGGCGGGATCTATAAGTTCTCAGCCAGTCATGAGGACGCATCTGTGGATCATTTTTTCCACGTATACGTCAACA GTAAACCAGTTATCATCGCTCAGGAAGGGCCAGTTGATGGACAGGTGCGTTGCATCGCTGCTGGTTACCCAGTCCCTAAAATCACCTGGTACTTCTGTGAGCTGCCCCACACAAG GTGCTCACACCTGCCCAATGCCACCCAATGGGAGACTCCGGAAGTCGCCATGGTGACAGAGTCTGCCTTTGGTAGGAGTGAGGTGGAGAGCCGACTGAACGTCAGCAAGGAACACGCACACTACCACACGCTGGAGTGTGTGGCGTCTACAGAGGGGGAAGAAGCCTACACCCTGTTCTCCATCAGTG AACGCATCGTCCCCCATAAACTCTTCACCCCTCTTTTAACCGGCATGGTGGCTACTGGCATCTTGCTCAGCCTCATTCTGGTGGTGCTGCTCTATAAGTACATGCAG AAACCTAAGTTCCAAATCCAGTGGAAGGTCATCGAGAGTATCCATGGCAACAACTACATTTATATTGACCCCACGCAGCTCCCGTATGACTCAAAGTGGGAGTTTCCTCGACAGAAGCTACGCTTTG GTAAAACTCTGGGCTCTGGGGCTTTTGGAAAGGTAGTGAGGGCCACAGCTTATGGACTCTGCTCTGCTGACACCGTGTCAACCGTCGCTGTGAAGATGCTCAAAC CCAACGCTCACTCCACGGAGAAGGAGGCACTGATGTCAGAGCTGAAGGTTCTCAGTTACCTCGGAAACCACGTGAACATTGTTAACCTGCTGGGAGCGTGCACTGTcggag GCCCAATTTTGGTAATCACAGAATACTGTTGCTATGGCGACCTCCTCAACTTCCTGCgcagaaaaagagagacctTCCTAAATTCCCAAATTAGTGATGGTTACTATCGCAACGTCTTTAAGCAAACTGAGCCTGCGag CACTGAAGTGATTGGTACTGGTTATATGCCCATGCGTCCCTCTGAGAAAGAAAGGTCTTCCCAGTCAG ACGATATCGACGAGCTTTCTCTGGACGCTGAAGATCTCCTCAGCTTTTCCTACCAGGTGGCCAAAGGAATGGAGTACATCACTTCCAAGAAT tgtatcCACAGGGATCTTGCAGCCAGAAACATTCTGCTGACTCACGGCAGGGTGGCGAAGATCTGTGACTTTGGGTTAGCACGAGACATCACCACTGACGCCAGCTATGTGCTCCGGGGCAAC GCACGTCTGCCAGTGAAGTGGATGTCTCCTGAGAGTATCTTCGACTGTGTCTACACCTTTGAGAGTGACGTGTGGTCCTACGGTATCCTGCTCTGGGAAATCTTCTCTCTGG GTAACAGCCCGTACCCCGGGATGCAGGTGGGCTCAGCGTTTTATAGGATGATCCAAGAGCGCCAAAGGATGAACAGACCAGAGTTCGCTCCCGCTgagat GTATGAAATAATGTTGTCTTGTTGGAACCACGACCCTTTGAAAAGACCGTCTTTCAGGAAACTGGTGGAGAGGACCgaactgctgctgtcagaaaaaACCAAGAAT GTGTACTTAACGCTGAGCAACGCTCCAGGTCCTCCAGAGCAACAGAGGGCACCATCACGGAGGCTGAGCTCAGTCTGCAGCACAACAGCCCCCACCCAGCCTTTACTGCAGAGCACTGCTGACGTCTTCCTGGACtatgtctga